From the genome of Schaalia dentiphila ATCC 17982, one region includes:
- the rplI gene encoding 50S ribosomal protein L9 has protein sequence MATTKLILTHDVPNLGHAGEVVEVKAGYARNYLVPRGYAAKWTAGAQKQIDQIAAARRRHEIATIDDARAVRDALQGAVVEISGKVGNSGRLFGAVSAAAIADAVKEQLGQTIDRRRVIIASPIKAVGDYTVTVGLHPEVSANLKVRVSAAK, from the coding sequence ATGGCTACCACGAAACTGATCCTCACCCACGACGTCCCCAACCTCGGCCACGCCGGCGAGGTCGTCGAGGTCAAGGCTGGCTACGCCCGCAACTACCTGGTCCCCCGCGGCTACGCCGCCAAGTGGACCGCCGGCGCGCAGAAGCAGATCGATCAGATCGCCGCTGCTCGTCGCCGCCACGAGATCGCCACGATCGACGACGCTCGCGCCGTGCGCGACGCCCTCCAGGGTGCCGTTGTCGAGATCTCCGGCAAGGTTGGCAACTCCGGCCGCCTGTTCGGCGCCGTCTCCGCTGCTGCGATCGCTGACGCGGTCAAGGAGCAGCTGGGCCAGACCATCGATCGTCGTCGCGTCATCATCGCCTCGCCCATCAAGGCCGTTGGCGACTACACGGTGACCGTCGGCCTGCACCCCGAGGTGTCCGCGAACCTCAAGGTCCGCGTTTCCGCCGCGAAGTGA
- a CDS encoding single-stranded DNA-binding protein: MAGDTVITVIGNLTADPELRWTQSGAAVADFTVASTPRTYDRNAGEWRDGDTLFMRCSVWRETAENVAESLRKGMRVIVQGRLTQRSYDTQQGERRTVVELQVDEVGPSLRRARAQVTRTAPSGGGGYQSDNRGQQGAPQQGGGYGGGQGGYGQGGANYGAPTGGSPEDPWRSAPAGGATSFGDEPPF, from the coding sequence ATGGCCGGAGATACCGTCATCACTGTCATCGGTAACCTGACCGCTGACCCCGAACTGCGTTGGACGCAGTCCGGCGCCGCGGTCGCCGATTTCACGGTGGCCTCCACCCCCCGAACCTACGACCGTAACGCCGGTGAGTGGCGCGACGGTGACACCCTCTTCATGCGCTGCTCCGTGTGGCGCGAGACCGCTGAGAACGTCGCCGAGTCGCTGCGCAAGGGCATGCGCGTCATCGTTCAGGGTCGCCTCACCCAGCGCTCGTACGACACCCAGCAGGGTGAACGTCGCACGGTCGTTGAGCTGCAGGTCGACGAGGTCGGCCCCTCCCTGCGCCGCGCACGCGCGCAGGTCACCCGCACCGCCCCTTCCGGTGGCGGCGGCTACCAGTCCGACAACCGCGGCCAGCAGGGCGCGCCCCAGCAGGGCGGCGGTTACGGCGGCGGCCAGGGTGGATATGGCCAGGGTGGCGCCAACTACGGCGCACCGACCGGCGGCTCCCCCGAGGACCCGTGGCGCTCCGCCCCCGCTGGCGGCGCCACCTCCTTCGGCGACGAGCCCCCGTTCTAA
- the rpsR gene encoding 30S ribosomal protein S18, with protein sequence MAKPQLRNKPIKKKANPLKSAKIEKIDYKDTALLRKFISDRGKIRARRVTGVSTQEQRKIARAVKNAREMALLPYSTTGR encoded by the coding sequence ATGGCGAAGCCCCAACTTCGCAACAAGCCCATCAAGAAGAAGGCCAACCCGCTAAAGTCGGCCAAGATCGAAAAGATCGACTACAAGGACACCGCTCTGCTGCGTAAGTTCATCTCGGACCGCGGCAAGATCCGCGCCCGCCGCGTGACCGGTGTTTCCACCCAGGAGCAGCGCAAGATCGCTCGCGCCGTCAAGAACGCGCGTGAGATGGCTCTGCTGCCCTACTCCACGACCGGCCGCTGA
- the rpsF gene encoding 30S ribosomal protein S6, which produces MRNYELMVILDPSIDERTVAPMMEKYLAPVAANGGSVENVDVWGKRRLAYDILKRSEGIYVVIDMTTTPEVALEINRRMGIDETILRTKLLRPDAH; this is translated from the coding sequence GTGCGTAACTACGAACTGATGGTGATCCTCGATCCTTCGATCGACGAGCGCACCGTCGCCCCCATGATGGAGAAGTACCTGGCACCCGTGGCTGCCAACGGCGGATCCGTCGAGAACGTTGACGTCTGGGGCAAGCGCCGCCTTGCTTACGACATCCTCAAGCGTTCTGAGGGCATCTACGTCGTCATCGACATGACCACGACCCCCGAGGTCGCTCTCGAGATCAACCGCCGCATGGGCATCGACGAGACCATTCTCCGTACGAAGCTCCTGCGCCCCGACGCTCACTGA
- a CDS encoding MATE family efflux transporter, producing MTSTQGPSDPTSPAKRGEAPASSTPTITTRMILSLALPSLGALIAEPLFTVIDSTMVGHLGTPQLAGLGIASTVLNTAVGLFIFLAYSTTSLAGRHLGAGRRDRAIRSGVEAMWLAGGLGALAAILLAFFASPLLTWLGADAATMPHALAYLHASAPGLVGMFVVLAATGTLRGLQDTRTPLVAASVGAAFNAVANWMLMYPLNLGVAGSGLGTAMTQTLMAAFLGWMIVRAARREGVSLRPSTYGLFGAALEGAPLLVRTLALRVALLATLSAVTAISTQALAAHQIVWTLWTFAAYVLDALAIAAQALAGFTTGTGERGAMRPLLRTLSRWGIGFGVAVGVALAITAPWITRIFTTDQTVIDYATIAIIVGALFQPIAGYVFLLDGVLIGAGRGRYLAVAGIVNLVVYAPLLWIIAHSSTLTARPSLALAMVWLTYSAVYTGMRALTNGLGARSL from the coding sequence ATGACGAGCACACAGGGACCCAGCGACCCGACCTCACCCGCGAAGCGTGGGGAGGCCCCGGCCTCGTCGACCCCGACGATCACCACGCGGATGATCCTCTCCCTCGCGCTGCCCTCCCTGGGGGCCCTCATCGCGGAGCCGCTGTTCACCGTCATCGACTCCACGATGGTCGGCCATCTGGGCACCCCGCAGCTAGCTGGCCTGGGCATCGCGTCGACCGTGCTGAACACGGCGGTCGGGCTCTTCATCTTCCTGGCCTACTCCACGACGTCCCTGGCGGGCCGCCACCTGGGGGCCGGGCGGCGCGACCGTGCGATCCGCTCGGGGGTCGAGGCCATGTGGCTAGCGGGAGGCCTCGGCGCCCTCGCAGCGATTCTTCTGGCCTTCTTCGCCTCTCCCCTGCTCACCTGGTTGGGGGCAGACGCTGCGACGATGCCGCACGCCCTGGCCTACCTGCATGCCTCTGCGCCCGGCCTCGTCGGCATGTTCGTCGTCCTGGCGGCCACGGGCACCCTGCGCGGGTTGCAGGACACGCGCACCCCGCTGGTCGCGGCGTCCGTGGGCGCGGCCTTCAACGCGGTGGCCAACTGGATGCTCATGTACCCCCTCAACCTGGGGGTGGCGGGTTCCGGCCTGGGCACCGCGATGACGCAGACCCTCATGGCGGCCTTCCTCGGGTGGATGATCGTGCGCGCGGCCCGGCGCGAGGGTGTGAGCCTGCGCCCCTCCACGTACGGCCTGTTCGGCGCGGCACTCGAGGGAGCGCCGCTACTCGTGCGCACCCTCGCGCTGCGCGTCGCCCTCCTCGCGACCCTGAGCGCGGTCACGGCGATCTCCACCCAAGCCCTGGCCGCCCACCAGATCGTGTGGACCCTGTGGACGTTCGCCGCCTACGTGCTCGACGCGCTCGCAATCGCCGCCCAGGCGCTCGCCGGATTCACGACCGGCACCGGAGAGCGCGGCGCCATGCGCCCCCTCCTGCGCACCCTCTCGCGCTGGGGCATCGGCTTCGGCGTCGCCGTCGGCGTCGCTCTGGCGATCACCGCGCCCTGGATTACCCGCATCTTCACGACCGACCAGACCGTCATCGACTACGCGACCATCGCCATCATCGTCGGCGCGCTCTTCCAGCCCATCGCCGGCTACGTCTTCCTCCTCGACGGCGTCCTCATCGGCGCGGGACGAGGCCGCTACCTGGCCGTCGCCGGCATCGTCAACCTGGTCGTCTACGCCCCGCTCCTGTGGATCATCGCCCACTCGTCCACCCTCACCGCTCGCCCCTCCCTGGCGCTCGCGATGGTCTGGCTCACCTACTCGGCCGTCTACACAGGCATGCGGGCCCTCACCAACGGGCTCGGCGCCCGCTCGCTGTAG
- a CDS encoding glutamyl-tRNA reductase, giving the protein MTIHVLSADHRYTPLDDIARLSGANDLGPTLMRSLPKARGVMVLRTCNRVTVYVDAPASANPHALKDAVERELAQASHAQREDVHLRHQWGRDGLVDLFSTAAGLESMVIGEREIAGQMRRAAHTAWEDGTLSCDLGRAAERASATSRRVATETGLAGAGRSVVAVGLDMAAAHLRPWEGARVLIVGTGAYAGATVSALHALGASDVAVYSTSGRAREFAEGRGIGWVDAAGLPSALERAHLVVTCRGLGSPILTRDMAAQAGRTVVLDLALMRDTESSVASLPNITLIDLPTIQASVPAVDADALTRARAIIDEEVSSFERGLGARSMDPVVRHLRSRVFRIVEEEIDRLGEDPLSTDDVARALRHLAARLIHNPTVMARRAGEESQQERYLEALGVVLGIDETTLISGDDAAPHSFSPGDHGRSRGGVCPHDVHTLGA; this is encoded by the coding sequence GTGACTATTCATGTGCTCTCCGCGGACCACCGCTACACCCCCCTTGATGACATCGCCCGGCTCTCCGGCGCGAACGACCTGGGTCCTACCCTCATGCGCTCGCTGCCAAAGGCCCGCGGAGTCATGGTCTTGCGCACCTGCAATCGCGTCACCGTCTACGTCGATGCTCCGGCCTCGGCCAACCCCCACGCGCTCAAGGACGCGGTCGAGCGCGAGCTAGCCCAGGCCTCGCACGCGCAGCGCGAGGACGTGCACCTGCGGCACCAGTGGGGTCGCGACGGCCTCGTCGATCTATTTTCAACGGCGGCGGGACTGGAGTCCATGGTCATTGGCGAGCGCGAAATCGCCGGGCAGATGCGCCGCGCCGCGCACACAGCCTGGGAGGACGGGACCCTCAGCTGCGACCTGGGGCGCGCCGCCGAACGGGCCTCTGCGACCTCCCGCCGCGTCGCCACCGAGACCGGACTGGCCGGGGCTGGACGATCCGTCGTCGCCGTCGGCCTCGACATGGCTGCGGCTCACCTGCGACCGTGGGAGGGCGCGCGCGTGCTCATCGTCGGCACGGGCGCCTACGCGGGGGCGACCGTCAGCGCCCTGCACGCGCTCGGCGCATCGGACGTGGCCGTCTACTCGACGTCCGGGCGCGCACGCGAATTCGCCGAGGGGCGAGGCATCGGCTGGGTTGATGCCGCAGGCCTGCCCTCTGCTCTGGAACGCGCCCACCTCGTGGTGACGTGCCGAGGGCTGGGAAGCCCCATCCTGACTCGCGACATGGCCGCCCAGGCCGGGCGTACCGTGGTCCTGGACCTCGCGCTCATGCGCGACACCGAAAGCTCTGTTGCCTCACTCCCGAACATCACTCTCATCGATCTGCCGACCATCCAGGCGTCGGTCCCAGCCGTCGATGCTGACGCACTGACGCGCGCCCGCGCCATCATCGACGAGGAGGTCTCCTCCTTCGAGCGCGGCCTCGGCGCCCGATCCATGGACCCGGTCGTGCGGCACCTGCGCTCACGCGTTTTCCGCATAGTTGAGGAGGAGATCGATCGCCTCGGCGAGGATCCCCTCTCGACCGACGACGTGGCCCGAGCACTGCGTCACCTGGCCGCGCGCCTCATCCACAACCCGACCGTCATGGCGCGCAGGGCGGGCGAGGAGAGCCAGCAGGAACGCTACCTGGAGGCCCTGGGCGTGGTCCTCGGCATCGACGAGACCACCCTGATTTCGGGGGACGACGCGGCCCCTCACTCTTTCTCGCCAGGTGATCACGGCCGTTCCCGCGGCGGCGTCTGCCCACACGATGTTCATACACTGGGTGCATGA
- the gndA gene encoding NADP-dependent phosphogluconate dehydrogenase, translating into MSTFTPEKASADIGVYGLGVMGANLARNLARNGYATAVFNRTPARTEKLMAEHGDEATFVPASTLEDFVASLRAPRVAIMMVQAGPSTDAVMEQLADLMDEGDIIVDCGNSLFTDTIRREKWAAERGLHFVGAGVSGGEEGALWGPSIMPGGTPASYDRLGPMFEAIAGTYDGVPCCTYIGANGAGHFVKMVHNGIEYADMQVIAEAYTLLREGLGATPAEIADIFAAWNEGELNSYLMEITVEVLRQVDAETGKPLVDLIVDAASQKGTGKWTVQTALDLAVPVTAIGEATFARGASSEPAQRAAGQALVGNATALVIESDEARAAFIEDVRQALFASKIVAYSQGFDEIEAGAKEYEWGIDKGALARIWRAGCIIRAAFLDDITRAYEADPNLPLLLAAEPFATRFQECTPALRRVVAQAALAGVPIPVFASSLAYFDQIRAKRLPAALIQGQRDFFGSHTYHRVDKEGVFHTLWAVDGRPEEQWS; encoded by the coding sequence ATGAGCACGTTCACCCCCGAGAAGGCGTCGGCCGACATCGGCGTGTACGGCCTGGGAGTCATGGGCGCAAATCTGGCCCGCAACCTGGCCCGCAACGGCTACGCGACCGCCGTCTTCAACAGGACCCCGGCTCGCACCGAGAAGCTCATGGCGGAGCACGGCGACGAAGCGACCTTCGTTCCCGCGTCCACGCTGGAAGACTTCGTCGCATCGCTGCGCGCACCCCGCGTCGCGATCATGATGGTCCAGGCCGGCCCCTCGACGGACGCCGTCATGGAGCAACTCGCCGATCTCATGGACGAGGGCGACATCATCGTCGACTGCGGTAACTCCCTGTTCACCGACACGATCCGCCGCGAGAAGTGGGCCGCCGAGCGCGGCCTGCACTTCGTGGGCGCGGGCGTCTCCGGCGGCGAGGAGGGCGCCCTGTGGGGTCCCTCCATCATGCCCGGCGGCACCCCGGCCTCGTACGACCGCCTCGGCCCGATGTTCGAGGCCATCGCCGGCACCTACGACGGCGTCCCCTGCTGCACGTACATCGGCGCGAACGGCGCCGGCCACTTCGTGAAGATGGTGCACAACGGCATCGAGTACGCCGACATGCAGGTCATCGCCGAGGCCTACACCCTCCTGCGTGAGGGCCTGGGCGCGACCCCGGCCGAGATTGCCGACATCTTCGCCGCCTGGAACGAGGGCGAGCTCAACTCCTACCTCATGGAGATCACCGTCGAGGTCCTGCGCCAGGTGGACGCCGAGACGGGCAAGCCCCTCGTCGACCTCATCGTGGACGCCGCCTCGCAGAAGGGCACCGGCAAATGGACGGTCCAGACCGCCCTCGACCTGGCCGTCCCCGTCACAGCGATCGGCGAGGCGACCTTCGCGCGCGGTGCGTCCTCCGAGCCCGCCCAGCGCGCGGCCGGCCAGGCGCTCGTGGGCAACGCCACCGCCCTCGTCATCGAGTCGGACGAGGCCCGGGCCGCGTTCATCGAGGACGTGCGCCAGGCGCTCTTCGCCTCCAAAATCGTCGCATACTCGCAGGGCTTCGACGAGATCGAGGCCGGCGCGAAGGAATACGAGTGGGGCATTGACAAGGGTGCCCTGGCTCGCATCTGGCGCGCGGGCTGCATCATCCGCGCGGCCTTCCTCGACGACATCACCCGCGCCTACGAGGCCGACCCCAACCTGCCGCTGCTGCTGGCCGCTGAGCCGTTCGCGACGCGCTTCCAGGAGTGCACGCCCGCGCTGCGTCGCGTCGTGGCCCAGGCGGCCCTCGCAGGCGTTCCGATTCCGGTGTTCGCCTCGTCCCTGGCCTACTTCGACCAGATCCGCGCGAAGCGCCTGCCGGCCGCCCTCATCCAGGGCCAGCGTGACTTCTTCGGCTCCCACACCTATCACCGGGTAGACAAGGAGGGTGTCTTCCACACCCTGTGGGCGGTCGATGGTCGTCCCGAGGAACAGTGGTCCTGA
- the rarD gene encoding EamA family transporter RarD: protein MSTQKNEPRALALGVSCYVIWGFFPLYFSLLSPAGAVEVIVHRAVWGLFFCVVALAVTGSLGKIRALIADRGALWRLAVAGGLVVINWSVYVYAVLAGHTTDAAVGYFINPLVTIALGLIVLHEHVTPIQKVALALGVVAVVILVIGQRSVPIVSLTLALTFGLYSLVKKDVAARVDPLAGMAIETAAVSPILLGYYAYLAATSSTSFHTIASSDSSEVSWVIHLALLLGAGALTMIPLIMFASAARGLTLGTMGFLQYLGPTLQLLVAVFIFHETVPTFRWIAMGVVWVALSCLSADWLLSSVRAKRLARAGHQD, encoded by the coding sequence ATGAGCACCCAGAAGAACGAACCACGCGCACTCGCCCTCGGCGTTTCCTGCTACGTGATCTGGGGATTCTTCCCCCTTTACTTCTCGCTGCTCTCCCCCGCCGGCGCCGTCGAGGTGATCGTCCACCGCGCGGTGTGGGGCCTGTTCTTCTGTGTTGTTGCGCTCGCTGTGACGGGTTCACTGGGAAAGATCCGCGCGCTGATCGCCGACCGGGGAGCCCTGTGGCGCCTCGCGGTCGCGGGCGGGCTCGTCGTCATCAACTGGTCGGTGTACGTGTACGCAGTCCTCGCCGGCCACACTACTGATGCGGCGGTTGGATACTTCATCAACCCCCTCGTGACGATCGCGCTGGGCCTCATCGTGCTGCACGAGCACGTCACCCCGATCCAGAAGGTGGCCCTGGCCCTCGGCGTCGTCGCCGTCGTCATCCTCGTGATCGGCCAGCGTTCAGTCCCCATCGTCTCGCTGACGCTCGCTCTGACGTTCGGCTTGTATTCCCTCGTGAAGAAGGACGTGGCCGCACGCGTCGACCCGCTCGCGGGCATGGCGATCGAGACGGCCGCGGTCTCGCCCATCCTGCTCGGCTACTACGCCTACCTGGCTGCGACATCCTCGACGTCTTTCCACACGATCGCTTCTTCCGACAGCTCTGAGGTCTCCTGGGTGATTCACCTGGCGCTCCTGCTGGGCGCAGGTGCTCTGACGATGATCCCACTCATCATGTTCGCCTCGGCGGCGAGGGGCCTGACCCTGGGGACGATGGGCTTCCTGCAGTACCTGGGGCCCACCCTGCAGCTCCTCGTCGCAGTGTTCATTTTCCACGAGACCGTTCCGACATTCCGCTGGATCGCGATGGGCGTCGTGTGGGTGGCGCTGAGCTGTCTGAGCGCCGACTGGCTGCTTTCCTCCGTGCGCGCCAAGCGCCTGGCGCGCGCGGGTCACCAGGACTGA
- a CDS encoding transglycosylase domain-containing protein: MATNNGQSDWNDIIEPGGSGTSGRDSLPSRRAARAAAGSHASRKAAKASSAGKNGPAKKKHRWAKRIGYSILTVFLGVFIAGMAVFLYLYNTLTVPAPDDLALAQKTTVYYADGTTEMGTLGDINRQIIDTTTLPDYVSKTIVASEDRTFYTNSGVDLKGIFRALVNNLRGGARQGGSTLTQQYVERYYIGETTSYTGKLKEAVLAIKINREKSKDEVIGAYMNTIYFGRGAYGIDAAAQAYFGHGASQLTLSESALLAAVIPAPSAWDPAVNPDKAKERWERDLNLMVEDGWITQADKDAAVFPETIDPDTLNSATMTGTNGYLMAQVKQELLASNQFDEDKISQGGLRITSTIVKEHQEQAVAAAEGMNEVKGWDPTHQHVALSSMDPATGEILAEYAGADYEKRQQNAVTQDIAMAGSAFKPFALLANARLGGTVYDTYSGKSPQYFRGMGTPVSNDGGYSFGNVTLVKATAYSMNTVFVGLNDDVEPENTLKAAIDAGIPEDTVGLNDELLNVLGPSSPHNIDLTTAYSTIANGGERVTAHIVKKVEDSNGKLLYSGDVAPKRVFDVEEVSSIMPALEAVTKGEGTAANVDPAIARLTTAGKTGTSSDQLSAQFVGFVPGMVTAVSMYQSDDAGNSVPLDDVGGLAQFHGGDWPVDVWIDYMKPATANLPGDDFPWKVESNRKVHNNAPTPAPSATTDAPQSAAEPTETPTPTETPSAEPTENSENGGNGNNGNGGNNNGGNGPNNGNGGNNNGGNGPNNGNGGNNNGGNNNGNNNGGRRN; the protein is encoded by the coding sequence GTGGCTACTAACAACGGACAGTCTGACTGGAACGACATCATTGAGCCTGGCGGCTCCGGTACGTCAGGGCGGGACTCGCTGCCCTCGCGACGTGCGGCGCGCGCCGCGGCGGGATCGCATGCATCCCGGAAGGCTGCCAAGGCGTCGTCGGCCGGTAAGAACGGCCCGGCGAAGAAGAAGCACCGGTGGGCCAAGCGCATCGGCTACTCAATTCTGACCGTCTTCCTGGGCGTGTTTATCGCGGGCATGGCGGTGTTCCTGTACCTCTACAACACGCTGACCGTGCCCGCGCCGGATGACCTGGCGCTCGCGCAGAAGACCACGGTCTACTACGCCGACGGCACGACCGAGATGGGCACCCTGGGTGACATCAACCGTCAGATCATCGACACGACGACGCTTCCCGACTACGTGTCGAAGACGATCGTGGCCTCCGAGGACCGCACGTTCTACACGAACTCGGGTGTTGACCTGAAGGGCATCTTCCGTGCCCTCGTGAACAACCTGCGCGGCGGCGCCCGCCAGGGTGGCTCGACGCTGACCCAGCAGTACGTGGAGCGCTACTACATCGGCGAGACCACGTCCTACACGGGCAAGCTCAAGGAAGCCGTCCTGGCCATCAAGATCAACCGTGAGAAGTCCAAGGACGAGGTTATCGGCGCCTACATGAACACGATCTACTTCGGTCGTGGCGCGTACGGCATCGACGCGGCCGCCCAGGCGTACTTCGGCCACGGTGCCTCTCAGCTGACCCTGTCCGAGTCGGCGCTCCTTGCGGCCGTCATTCCCGCGCCCTCCGCATGGGACCCCGCCGTCAACCCCGACAAGGCGAAGGAGCGCTGGGAGCGCGACCTGAACCTCATGGTTGAGGACGGCTGGATCACACAGGCCGACAAGGATGCCGCGGTGTTCCCCGAGACGATCGACCCCGACACGCTCAATAGCGCGACGATGACCGGCACGAACGGCTACCTGATGGCCCAGGTCAAGCAGGAGCTCCTCGCGTCCAACCAGTTCGATGAGGACAAGATCAGCCAGGGTGGTCTGCGCATCACCTCCACGATCGTCAAGGAGCACCAGGAGCAGGCGGTCGCGGCCGCCGAGGGCATGAACGAGGTCAAGGGCTGGGATCCCACCCACCAGCACGTGGCCCTGTCCTCCATGGACCCGGCCACGGGCGAGATCCTCGCCGAGTACGCGGGCGCGGATTACGAGAAGCGCCAGCAGAACGCCGTCACGCAGGACATCGCGATGGCCGGCTCGGCCTTTAAGCCGTTCGCCCTGCTGGCGAACGCGCGCCTGGGTGGCACGGTCTACGACACGTACTCGGGTAAGTCCCCCCAGTATTTCCGAGGCATGGGCACCCCGGTCTCGAACGACGGCGGCTACTCCTTCGGTAACGTCACCCTCGTGAAGGCGACCGCGTACTCTATGAACACGGTGTTCGTGGGCCTGAACGACGACGTTGAGCCGGAGAATACGCTCAAGGCCGCCATCGACGCGGGTATTCCCGAGGACACGGTCGGCCTGAACGACGAGCTGCTCAACGTCTTGGGCCCCTCCTCGCCGCACAACATCGACCTGACGACCGCCTACTCGACGATCGCGAACGGTGGCGAGCGCGTCACCGCCCACATCGTTAAGAAGGTCGAGGACTCGAACGGCAAGCTGCTCTACAGCGGCGACGTGGCCCCCAAGCGCGTCTTCGACGTCGAGGAAGTTTCCTCGATCATGCCGGCCCTCGAGGCTGTCACGAAGGGCGAGGGCACGGCCGCCAACGTTGATCCCGCGATCGCGCGACTGACGACGGCCGGCAAGACCGGTACCTCCTCGGACCAGCTCTCCGCCCAGTTCGTGGGCTTCGTGCCCGGCATGGTGACCGCCGTGTCGATGTACCAGTCCGACGATGCCGGTAACTCGGTGCCCCTGGATGACGTGGGCGGCCTCGCTCAGTTCCACGGCGGCGACTGGCCGGTCGACGTGTGGATCGACTACATGAAGCCGGCGACCGCAAACCTGCCGGGCGACGACTTCCCCTGGAAGGTCGAGTCCAACCGCAAGGTGCACAACAACGCGCCCACGCCCGCGCCGAGCGCGACGACCGACGCCCCGCAGTCCGCTGCCGAGCCCACCGAGACGCCTACCCCCACCGAGACGCCCTCCGCCGAGCCCACCGAGAATTCGGAGAACGGCGGCAATGGGAATAACGGCAACGGCGGGAACAATAACGGCGGCAACGGTCCCAACAACGGCAACGGCGGCAATAACAACGGCGGCAACGGTCCCAACAACGGCAACGGCGGGAACAATAACGGCGGCAATAACAACGGCAACAACAATGGCGGCCGAAGAAACTAG
- the dnaB gene encoding replicative DNA helicase — translation MSDDQFDRVPPQDIDAEMSVLGSMMLTTEAANIVSEMLRGQDFYQPSHETIFDTIVELNGRAEPADAITVAGELKRAGVLSKVGGAAYLHTLIASVPTAANAAYYARIVRERAIMRRLVTAGTRVVQLGYADAGGDVDEIVDQAQAEVYAVSDGRETTDYVSMTQMSSDILNALEDIEKNQGKLNGVPTGFTDLDELTQGLHGGQMIIVAARPAMGKSTLALDFCRSASMKHGITSLIFSLEMSSQEIAMRMLSAESGVRLSKMQAGKMSDVDWRKVAETTSRMSEAPLYVDDSANITISEIRSKCRRLKQQENLGLVVIDYLQLMTSGRQVESRQQEVSAMSRNLKLLAKDLDIPVIAVAQLNRNSEGRTDRKPMMSDLRESGSLEQDADIIILLHRPDYYDKEDRPGEADIIVAKHRAGATATVTALFQGDMARFVNYTGRPEPGGGE, via the coding sequence ATGTCCGACGACCAGTTCGACCGCGTCCCGCCGCAGGACATCGACGCGGAGATGAGCGTCCTTGGATCGATGATGCTGACGACCGAGGCCGCCAACATCGTCTCCGAGATGCTGCGCGGGCAGGACTTCTACCAGCCCAGCCACGAGACGATCTTCGACACCATCGTCGAACTCAACGGCCGCGCGGAACCCGCCGACGCTATCACCGTCGCCGGCGAACTCAAGCGCGCGGGCGTCCTGTCGAAGGTGGGCGGCGCCGCCTACCTGCACACCCTCATCGCCTCCGTGCCCACCGCCGCGAACGCCGCCTACTACGCGCGCATCGTGCGCGAGCGAGCCATCATGCGCCGACTCGTCACCGCGGGCACGCGCGTCGTCCAGCTCGGCTACGCGGACGCGGGCGGCGACGTCGACGAGATCGTCGATCAGGCCCAGGCCGAGGTCTACGCCGTCTCCGACGGGCGCGAAACCACCGACTACGTCTCCATGACGCAGATGAGCTCGGACATCCTCAACGCCCTCGAAGACATCGAGAAGAACCAGGGCAAGCTCAACGGCGTACCCACCGGCTTCACCGACCTCGACGAACTCACCCAGGGCCTGCACGGAGGCCAGATGATCATCGTCGCCGCCCGACCCGCCATGGGTAAGTCCACTCTCGCCCTGGATTTCTGCCGTTCCGCGTCCATGAAGCACGGCATCACCTCGCTGATTTTTTCGCTGGAAATGAGCTCGCAGGAGATCGCGATGCGTATGCTCTCCGCCGAGTCCGGCGTGCGCCTGTCCAAGATGCAGGCCGGCAAAATGAGCGACGTCGACTGGCGCAAGGTCGCCGAAACCACCTCGCGCATGAGCGAGGCTCCCCTGTACGTCGACGACTCCGCGAACATCACCATCTCCGAGATTCGCTCGAAGTGCCGCCGTCTCAAGCAGCAGGAAAACCTGGGACTCGTCGTCATTGACTACCTCCAGCTCATGACGAGCGGCCGCCAGGTTGAGTCGCGTCAGCAGGAAGTCTCCGCGATGTCGCGAAATCTCAAGCTTCTGGCCAAGGACCTCGACATCCCGGTCATTGCAGTCGCACAGCTGAACCGTAACTCCGAGGGCCGCACCGACCGCAAGCCCATGATGAGCGACCTGCGTGAGTCCGGCTCGCTCGAGCAGGATGCCGACATCATTATCCTGCTGCACCGCCCCGACTACTACGACAAGGAAGATCGCCCCGGCGAGGCCGACATCATCGTCGCCAAGCACCGCGCCGGCGCGACCGCGACCGTCACCGCCCTCTTCCAGGGCGACATGGCGCGCTTCGTCAACTACACGGGACGCCCGGAGCCCGGCGGCGGAGAGTAA